The sequence below is a genomic window from Lolium perenne isolate Kyuss_39 chromosome 7, Kyuss_2.0, whole genome shotgun sequence.
AGAACGCAGGCCGGGCATTTAAGTAGCTGGCTACCAATATGAGTTAAataccaaaagccaaaaaaaggatTCAACATTCATGCCATATCTCAAGGTCTTAATTTGTGTTGCTTTCATAAGTATCTGACCTGAGAAATGAAATGTAAATGCCGACGGTTGGTGCCTGCCTGCCTGCACTTGGATGGATACGTGGAGCATTAAGTTCCTGCTCAGCTCGATCTGCTCCTTTATTTCTCAAGCTTGTTCTTTGGGTTGTGCCATGCTACTACCTCCTTTTCCCAACCTTATATCTTTTCAAGTATTTATTGCTCACCAAATATGCAGTAATAGTACCAAATTTCCCAACAGTGTTTGCTAGTCAGTACTCAGTGCTAGTACCCCATGTGCAATCATTTTTTTGTTTCTAGATTTCGATCCTCTCATTTCAGAATGCTCACACTTCAAACTCAATTTCCCATTTCATGTAGTACATGTACTTCAGAAATCAAGCAATACCGGACACTTTATTTCTCCCTATATAGTTATAAGAGCAATTCCCAAGCCTTCAGTTCCTCTCGATAGTTATACGGCCTCTTGTTCAATCAGTACCATAGAATTGTAAGTCCATCAAAATCCCCAACAGAGTTTCCTACTCAGTACTCGATTGTACCTCATGTGCAATTAGTATTTTGTTTCTTGAATTGATCTCCTCTCATTTCAGAATTCAAACTTAACTTGAATTCCCCATTTTATGTACACCTAAAATCACAGGCAGCTGGATAACTATAAGTAACATAAATTCTTTGCGTTTCAGTATTTACTGTAAAATGGCAAGTCCATCTGAAGAATGTAATGCAGTAGTCAGTAGGCTAGCTAGCAACATCTTTCCTCAATCGCCATTGATATTTCTTGCCTAATTTTGGTTGCCATGATTAATCAGTTCAATATTTTTGCGAGCATTAATCAGTTCAATTCGGCAATTTTAACTGAGTGataaaaaaattcatgtatgcaatGCAGAACTTGATGGATGGGGTGCACCACCACCAGCTCCCAGCAATGCTGCAGCATCAGTTGATGGATCACCATCTTCTTCTTCCCCAGCACCAGCACCATCAGCAGCAGGCGACTAGCGAGAGCGACGCCCGTGGCCCTCACGGTGGCGGCAACAACAACAGCAGCATCAACAACGAGGAGCTGGAGATGAGCAAGTCAGGTACTGGCAGTGACAACAATCTCGACGGAGGAGGCGACGGTGGCGCCGGGGAGGAAGATGAGCAGGAGGACCCGGCCGGGCAGCACCCCCgcaagaaaaagcgttaccaccgTCACACGCAGCACCAGATCCAGGAGCTTGAGGCCTTCTTCAAGGAGTGCCCCCACCCCGACGACAAGCAGCGCAAAGAGCTCAGCCGCAGCCTCAACCTCGAGCCCCTCCAGGTCAAGTTCTGGTTCCAGAACAAGCGCACCCAGATCAAGGTATGTAACGTGCTTTCATGGCGATCGATGAGACGATGATCAAATTGATGCAATGCTAAATTGATGACTGGTGGTGCAGACTCAGCACGAGAGGCAGGAGAACACCGCGCTGAGGTCCGAGAACGACAAGCTGAGGGCGGAGAACATGAGGTACAAGGAGGCGCTGGCCAACGCGTCGTGCCCAAACTGCGGCGGCCCGGCGGCCATCGGGGAGATGTCCTTCGACGAGCACCACCTGCGCATCGAGAACGCGCGCCTCCGCGACGAGATCGACAGGATCTCCGCCATCGCCGCCAAGTACGTCGGCGGAAAGCCCGTTGTTGGCGCGGTCTCCTCGGCCGCCTACCCGCCGCTACCGCCGCAGTCGTCCGGCCGCTCGGCGCTCGAGCACCACCTGGGAGGCATGTTCGCCGGCGCCGAGTTCGACAAGCCGATGGTGATCGAGctggccgtggccgccatggaggAGCTCGTCCGGATGGCGCAGCTGTGCGAGCCGCTCTGGATCCCGTCCATCGACGGCGAGGCGCTCAACGAAGAGGAGTACGCGCGCGCCTTCCCGCGTGGCGCGCTGGGCCCTAAGTCACCGGAGCTCAGGTCGGAGGCGTCGCGGGAAACGGACGTGGTGATCATGAACCACATCAGCCTCGTTGAGATGCTCATGGACGTGCGCCAGTGGTCTGCCCTCTTCTCCAGCATTGTGTCCCGCGCGGCCACGCTCGACGTGCTCTCCACTGGCGTCGCCGGCAACCACGATGGCGCGCTTCAGCTCATGTCCGCCGAGTTCCAGATGCCGTCGCCGCTGGTGCCGACGCGGGACACCCAGTTCCTTCGCTACTGCAAGCAGCATCCGGGCGGCGCGTGGGCCGTGGTCGACGTCTCTCTCGACGGCCTCCGTTCTGCCGCAGCGCGCGGCCACTTCCGCCGCCGCGCATCCGGGTGCCTCATCCAGGAGATGCCCAACGGGTACTCCAAGGTGACATGGGTGGAGCACGTCGAGGCCGGCGATGACGCCATGGTGCACGACCTGTACAAGCCCCTGGTGAACTCCGGGCTGGCATTCGGGGCGCGGCGATGGACGTTGACTCTGAAGCGGCAGTGCGAGCGGCTGGCGAGCGCCATGGCCACCGTACCGGCCTCCGGCGGCGACGTGATCACGACAGCGGAAGGGCGGAGGAGCATGCTAAAGCTTGCAGAGCGGATGACAGCGAGCTTCTGCGGCGGGGTGACCGCGTCAACGACACACCAGTGGACGACGCTCTCCGGCAGCGGCGCGGAGGACGTGCGCGTGATGACCCGCAAGAGCGTCGACGACCCCGGCCGCCCGCCGGGGATCATCCTGAACGCCGCCACCTCTTTCTGGCTCCCCGTCCCTCCCTCCCGCGTCTTCGGCTTCCTCCGCGACGACTCCACCCGCAGCGAATGGGACATCCTCTCCAACGGCGGCGTCGTCCAGGAGATGGCCCACATCGCCAACGGCAGCCACCACGGCAACGCGGTCTCCCTCCTCCGCGTCAACGTAAGTGCCTATCTATGAACCCATTACTCCATTACTCTGCTTCAGAGTTACAACTTACAATCTTTCATGGTCATGGCTGACATGAATTTGATGCTGGTTCTGCAGAACGCGAACTCGAACCAGAGCAACATGCTGATCCTGCAGGAGTGCTGCACGGACACAACGGGGTCGTACGTGGTGTACGCGCCGGTGGACGTGGTGGCCATGAACGTGGTGCTCAACGGCGGGGACCCGGACTACGTGGCGCTGCTGCCATCAGGGTTTGCCATCCTGCCCGACGGACCGGCTGGCGCGCCGGACGCCGGCGGGTCGCTCCTCACCGTGGCGTTCCAGATCCTCGTCGACTCCGTGCCCACCGCCAAGCTCTCGCTGGGATCCGTCGCCACCGTCAACAGCCTCATCGCCTGCACCGTCGAGCGCATCAAGGCCGCCGTCGTCGTCAGCGCCGGGGACAACGCCGCCGCACCCTGCGCCACCCGGTGACCGCATCGATCCATCCGTCGTGCTCAACGGTAAGTACTGCATATCAAGAACGCGTGTGCTCATCCCTATACGACTCTTTGTATTGCTGATCTGATCGTGTTCCAATTTTTACTGTGGCGCAGGAGATTAAGGGAGGGATCAAGAGCGGACCCGGAGATTTAATTAGCGATGTGGGAAGTCAAGAACGCACCGCAGACTGTCCTTGCCAAGTGTTGTTTGCATTGCATAAGCTTCAGCTTATCATCCCCTTTCCTCTTCCCAGCATAATccaatcaccaccaccaccacaagcAAACACAACACAATCAGCAAGAAGGGATCAAACCACAGAGGAACACAACTTAGGTCCTACGATCATGGCTGCATACATGTGCACGCATTAACATGTCATAGGCTCTGAGTTGTGTTGCTTAATTAACTAGTTTCAATTCATCAACATATTTACTACATGTTTGTGTTTGCTTCGTAGTAGACTTAGCATGCATCCTTCTCTCAATTAGATCATCATGTCATGAAAATTCAGAAGCAAGCAGGCAACAACACTCTGCAAGGGCGGTTGGTTCGGGTATTgacttctcttttagttttctctCTCTGGGTTGCCATTCCCTCTCTAGGATGATCATTCAGGATCTAGATTTTCAGTTTGGTGAATTTCGTTGTCATCTGTTTTGTTATGCTGTGCTCTCTCCATCTCTGTGTGGAGGGGGTGTCTCTTTAAATTAGACTTTCGTAACTTGTATGTTATGTTTGCAACAATATAATTTGGATTCTTTTTTTGCATTCGTCCACGCCTTTGAGTAGATGATTTGTTGTTTCTCGTTCTTCTTTCCATTTCGTTGTCATCTGTTTAGTTTTGTTTGTGTGTTTTGAGTATAAAAACATTAATATGATACTGATGTACGTTTTGCTGATTGAAAAGCCCGTGGATTTTGTGAACTTGCGGGTTCACATGAATATGAATTAGGATGATTGAAGCCCTCCTTGCCATGCTTGACGGTGCCAAATGACCCTCTGGAGATTGCTAACCTTTCCCTCCATTTGTATGGAGTTCATGTCCGGACTCGAGATCAACTTCGACAAGACTGAAGCTATGATTATAGGTTGTGATCTCGAGGGGCAACTTAGAGAAACCCATATGATGAACTGCAAGTTACGACTTTTCCGTCACCTACATAGGCATGCCAATAGTACCACATAAGCTTCTTTGGTAGAATCAGGCTACCTTAGTTGGAAGGTGGCCACGCGTGTTGACCCTTGAAAAGGTAAACACCTAGATTTTGGAGTTTTATACCTTCTTAAGATGGAGTTCATGAGGTCGATCACTCTTCTTTTGCcttaaagaaaaaaggaaaacaagagtgctacATGGTGAGTTGAAGTACCATGTACTCCCCCAAGCTGGTGGCGGGATTTGGTGTATCCTAAACACCAAACTTATGAATTGGTGTTTGATTGCCAAGTGGGCTTGGAAGATCCTTACCGACAAGGGTATCTGTGTTGATATAATTAGGAAGAAATACCTTACTCGGTCCAATCTCGTCAACATGTCATCTAGTGGTAGATATTTGTTTTGGGAAGTTATGTGCAAGATTGTTGGTCTCATGCGTCTCGGTGCTAAACACTCGGTTAACAATAGTGCTGACACATGTTTTCGCTTGACAACTGGATAGGGGAGGGGCCCTTAGCTCGCTCCACCGTCCCCTCTTTTGTTTGTGATCTTGCACAATCCAAGGGTACCGTTAGGGAGGTAGGTACCGGGGGTGGCCGATTCCTCCACTTTAAGAAGTCCTTTGGACCTGAGGAGAAGGCCAGTGGGCGACCTTTTTAACCTCATTTTAAGACCAAGGTTGTCTCAGGAGTCAAACTTGATATATTGGACAAGGGAGGGATCTCGCAAATTTTCCATGGGATATCTATATGTAGACATCTTCGATGACGTGGAATGCTTTCAAGTTATATATGGACATCTGGAAGCTCGCATCCTTTTGAAACAAAAAACTTCTAGTTGGTGAGGGGACATTTTCCTAATTAATGTTGGCCAAGTACAAAAACAGGCATGGCTTGGGGGATCATCTGTGCACTATGTGTGTAAAAGTTAAGTACCAAGATCACATTATCATCACCTGTATGCTGCATCATATTCCAATTGTTTTTGGGATCATTGGGCACGTTTTAGTTGTTCCTAGGATCCAGCCTCTCCTGTCGAGTTCATTTCCATTGCCCAAGGAATGTCAAGGTCATCTCGATGTCTTCTTTGACTTGGATTTCTTGCATGCTCGCGGACATTTGATTTAGTACAACTCTTATCGAAGTTATCGAGGATAAAGGTTTAATTGTTTCTTATTATCTTCACTTACATGTATCTACGAGTTATCTGAGATTCTAAGCAAGGCATGTGATGAAAGTGATTGAGTGATTGTGGTGGTGTGAACTCAACAATAGCAAACTAACAAAAAAAGAGAGTGAACGTAGTATGCAGTGTAAATAAAATTAAAACCGCAATTGGGATAAAGGATTCTCAAGGAATCACCGATTCGCCACTAACATTATTAATACATGATTAGGATATGCAACATCTTCATAGCATAGTTGTACAGGCAGAATGCCAAGTAAAGGTGCACTTCTAGTCTCGCCATTATGCACCATGTGTAGCCACCGGTAGTCCCCTTATAGCAAGCAGCTTAGATTAAACTAGCAATTAAGGTTATCCCATGGTTACATATATGAGCTCTTAGATTCCATAATCCCCTATTAATTCATGGTTCATAGAGGCCACAGATTCCCTCACTTACGCCCATGTTCCACCAACTACATACAATGATGATTTCCTCCAATGTTCCTTATGCAAATATTGTGTAGTAGACTTCACACAACATCATTGGAGAAGATCCCTGCGAACATATTACATAATGTGAAACCATCTTTATTTCAATCCATGATATTGCTAGGGTCTCTCTATCTCCCTAAAGACGTATGGGGCTACTCAACCATGGAGGCAATCAACATCATCATGATTGTACGAATGAAGTTACAAGGGGTCAAACAACTGAAGATCCACAATATATAGGGTTTGGGGTTACAACAAAATGGATGAAGGttgatggtgatgatgaagatcGATGCATATGTCTATAAGATCCAAGCAGCAATGGTGGTGGGTTCCCTTTGCAAATTCCCCCTCCATATCCCTTTCGGAGGTGAGGTTTTGCGAACATTGGTGTCTCTTTATCTCTGATCTTCATTGCCGCACCTCTTTTCAATCTTCTTTTTCACTCTTGATACACATCCATCTGGAAAAATTTCCAGAGTGTTACATATTAAGTACATCAAAGACCTCTCGGTATGCAACGTACCTGCACGGATGCATATCTGCATGGTTCCCTTGTTTTATTAATGGATCTTACCTTCACTATTTTAGGTTCACCATGTACTTCCACATGTTTTCTTTCTATCATTTTTAAATCAAAATCCTCCAAAGAAGCAGTCTAGACTTAACGCCTGTTATgttaatgacatcttttaagcctTGGCTATCCGTGTGAACCTTAACCCTTGATTCTATAATATATGATCTAAACTAATCACAAACAGATAGTACAACGAAAAGTTATTTTTTACCGCCATGGGGGATAATTCTTTTGAGAATCATTCAAAGTTTTAGGCCCAAGGTAACACCCACCATACTATGCCTAACATCACATAAGAGTTCAAAGGGTACATCATACATTGGCGGTTTTGTTACTGGTGCATCAACAAGAGTCCGCTTAAGATAATTAAAGGATATCATGCATTCATCCCTAAACTCAAAACAGACACCTTTTGTTTTGCAAATGTTCAGTTAGGGGTATAGAAACCTTAGAGAAGTTCTTAATGAATCTTCTATAGGAACTGTCTTGGTCGAGGAAGCTTCTTATTCCTTTTAGATCATGAGATGGTGGTAATTTCTCAATAGATTCAGTCTTAGCTCTATATACTCCTATTTCCTTCTTGGGATATGCTGAATATTCAGTGGGACATGTCTCTCTCTATCACTGACAGATTTTTGGTAGCTCAGTCGGCTTTCAATGGACCTTGTTTCATGGAAGTAATTGCCTATCCAACCTAGAATATTTGGAAGCTTAGAAATGATGTTATTTTTAGATGAATTCATGCTTCTCTTATTCGTTGGAAGATTGCCTTTCAAGATTGTTAATACATAGGTTCAGAGTGACAACAACCCAGGTGCAACCGCTTATTGACTGGTTGCTGGgtcttttttaaaaaaaaatcactcATGTTGTTACTTGTTAGTTCATTTCTACCCCCTTGATTTCCCGTGAAACTTTGTAAAGGCTCTTTCAGTTCATTTACAAAATTTACACCATAGGGGAAGCCCCTACGGTAAAGGTGTCAAAAAAACTTCTATTTCCTTacctaaaattttatgcccaagtACTATACCTTATTTTACCATAAAATGATAATTCTCCCAACTCAAGTTGGTGTCTTTACAtcgctgcaaaactttatcaaggttataGAGACGGTTATCAAATGaagtgtgatgtctacgcacgcttctattcctgtagacagtgttgggcctccaaaagcagaggtttgtagaacagcagcaagtttcccttaagtggatcacccaaggtttatcgaactcagggaggtagaggtcaaggatatccctctcaagcaaccctacaattaagatacaagaagtctcttgtgtacccaacacacctaatacacttgtcagatgtataggtgcactagttcggcgaacagATAGTGAacactacaagagatgggggatttgttgacgaaaaccctggtgacaaaaatgcataccgtcatggatgtgtccttataggtgacgaattcatctttcgtcaagcatttaaggtaatgcttgacggtatgatttttcgtcaacaaaaaatcgtcacccattacccaagcgggaagggcttccatcgtgtctgttaataggtgacgaaatcaaagatcgtggtgacgaaataatactaagttactttattaaatgttattagttttatatatcatgcgtgacccacttgtcaggaacatatttaattaagtaaaaattgtggtttggaagaatcgaacaagggctttggcgtgaccgacgcggagtcttaccgctaaggtagatatggaattttgatctggatccgtaagtagtctattctacatatttatttcaatggtgtgatctagatgttacgacataataattcccttattaatatttatgtcggccgagggtgcctcgtttaagtcgcgccgctagcagacacggcctatataagtgctcttgctaacagtcgaatcgactagggttctcgtcgaggtgagaagaattccgtgaaggctccattgtggtggcggcgagacgcatcatcggtgagttctcctgattgttcgttaggtctagattttttaatcagttgtcaagatctgttctgaagaacgttggcatgttcttaactgaattgtaggcaatggatcgaagttggataactgatggcaccaagaagttcacaacaaagtacatggcaggtgttagggatttcatcaagtttgcgcgagaacacttggacaatacagatgaaccaatcttgtgcccttgcaaggactgcctaaatctgatacgtcaggatataaaaacagtcgaggatcaACGCAATTGTTCGtgtatgtccatgacgtatacaagatggactagacatggggaaggttttagtgatgacgaagggcgggatagaaacgatgatggtgcgtatgatagtgacaacgatgaagaggaagacaatggtgattgttatgttgatgattcatctagtatgatcgatgaactgcagaagtctggaaataaaggtcctgacctgccaaatctgtatgctaatctaattgagtcagcgaaaaaagaactttatgagggatgcacctctttcactaggttgtcgttcattattaagctccttcatgtcaaatcatacagccggataacaaacagaggatttgatctcttacttcagcttttacgtacagctttgcggatgtggactttcccaaatcatatgctgatgctaagagtgttctttctgatgttgggcttggttatgagacaattcatgcatgcaagtttgattgttctttattttggggagatcacaaggacgatacaaactgccatgtttgtggattatcaagatatagagaccctactggaaaaaagaaaatccctcacaaggtgttaaggtactttcctataattaaaaggttgcagagactatttgttaaaaaggaaatgtcgacacatactagatggcacaaagagaagagggttgttgagcccaatgtactgaggcaccctgctgatggtgaggcatggaagcactttgatggcaagtttgattggtttgctaaagatcctcgtaacataagactaggttttgccacagacggcttcagtccttttggaagtatgagtaatccttacagtatgtggcctatttttgtgattccttacaacttcccaccatggatgtgcatggatcaatcgaattacatgatggcattgctaatccccggaaagtattccccagggaaagattttcatgtatttatgcagccactgataaaagatatgatgcagctatggagtggtgtggagacatttgatgcatgcacagaggaatatttcccattgcatgctgcgtttctttggtctattcatgattatcctggatatgccactatgtcgtgccgaagcacaagaggatttcatgcgtgtgtgcattgcgatgagaatcaTTGCTctgaacctttgaaaaacaaaattggatatattgggcatcggcgatttcttgataaagatcacccatacaggaaaagcagacttttcaatggtacaactgagactagagatccaccaaggaagtacacacccaaagaggtagctgggaaggtagaaagggttaaggattttgaacatgggaaaaatccaataagtagaaagcggaagcgtgcaagctgtaccggtgaaccaacatggcactgaaagtcagcttacatcatctaccgtcttggcgaacttaagatagctcacaacttagatgtgatgcatattgagaagaacatatgtgacaatattgttggtacactacttgaacttgagggcaggaataaggacactgttagtgctagaattgatttgaagaaattcaaaatgtggaagaagtattggttgaagaaaattgtgaaggatgatgatgatgcagcagtaacttatgcgaagccccctgcaccgtggacgctttcgaaggaacagaagagacatttgtgtaggtatttggcaaacactaggttcccgagatggttattgcgcaaccgggaagatgtgtgaatattgatggttgtaaggttaccgatatgaagacgcatgattgccacatacttctgcagcgagtgttgccggctgggctcaagggaattgcatctaaggaaatgtatgtggctattgcagagctaggaagattttttagggagctgtgtgccaaaaccctgaaagttgatgtgctgaatcgattgaaggttgaaattgttgtgatcctatgcaaacttgagaagctcttcccccagctttttttgatgtaatggtgcacttagctattcatcttcctgaggaggctctttcgaggggtcctgttcattatggttggatgtatccagttgagagaagattaggttatctaaagtctacggttcgtaacaaagcaaggccagaaggttctatcgcagagagctacattgttgatgagtgtttgattttttgctctagatttttcaaggatggcacagaaacaagatttaacaaagatgataggaaccaagacatacggagaaaacctgatcctgacgagatggaagtattttcagttggagctaaaggtcttgggaaatccattttgaaacattttgacaaggaatttgacaaaatggtttggtatgtgctgaacaactgtgacgatgtagaacgttatatcaagtaagtagttagcttcactttaataactacttctcaatgttgcagacataattgtcatgtatttcatatgtgttttttctatgtttcagtgaattccgacaagaattgggaggtaggggtgtgcgtgacatcgaggagacggttcagagagagtttgcaggttggtttgcaaaccatgtgagacagttggacaatgcaccagaagatttgaagtctctggctgctgggccagaccggcgtgtagtagtatacgctggttgcaacgtaaagggtgcgaggtttcgcacgcttactcgggataaagacctgaagactcaaaattcgggcgtagcgactaagggatcttttggtgatgcagatgagaccgactactatggtgttctcgcaagaagttcttgaactgcaagacgggactaacaaacacggtgacaggtccgtgtacttgtttcgttgcgactggttcgaccttg
It includes:
- the LOC127314450 gene encoding homeobox-leucine zipper protein ROC7 — encoded protein: MMVPGRNMIGRSNGAGVAYASSSSSALSLGQNLMDGVHHHQLPAMLQHQLMDHHLLLPQHQHHQQQATSESDARGPHGGGNNNSSINNEELEMSKSGTGSDNNLDGGGDGGAGEEDEQEDPAGQHPRKKKRYHRHTQHQIQELEAFFKECPHPDDKQRKELSRSLNLEPLQVKFWFQNKRTQIKTQHERQENTALRSENDKLRAENMRYKEALANASCPNCGGPAAIGEMSFDEHHLRIENARLRDEIDRISAIAAKYVGGKPVVGAVSSAAYPPLPPQSSGRSALEHHLGGMFAGAEFDKPMVIELAVAAMEELVRMAQLCEPLWIPSIDGEALNEEEYARAFPRGALGPKSPELRSEASRETDVVIMNHISLVEMLMDVRQWSALFSSIVSRAATLDVLSTGVAGNHDGALQLMSAEFQMPSPLVPTRDTQFLRYCKQHPGGAWAVVDVSLDGLRSAAARGHFRRRASGCLIQEMPNGYSKVTWVEHVEAGDDAMVHDLYKPLVNSGLAFGARRWTLTLKRQCERLASAMATVPASGGDVITTAEGRRSMLKLAERMTASFCGGVTASTTHQWTTLSGSGAEDVRVMTRKSVDDPGRPPGIILNAATSFWLPVPPSRVFGFLRDDSTRSEWDILSNGGVVQEMAHIANGSHHGNAVSLLRVNNANSNQSNMLILQECCTDTTGSYVVYAPVDVVAMNVVLNGGDPDYVALLPSGFAILPDGPAGAPDAGGSLLTVAFQILVDSVPTAKLSLGSVATVNSLIACTVERIKAAVVVSAGDNAAAPCATR